A stretch of Solenopsis invicta isolate M01_SB chromosome 9, UNIL_Sinv_3.0, whole genome shotgun sequence DNA encodes these proteins:
- the LOC105198029 gene encoding cationic amino acid transporter 4 — protein sequence MPSVRRMILGHVVSGLYNKMCRRKKLEGDLLETPMKRCLSILDVTLLGVGHMVGAGIYVLTGKVARDIAGPGVCFSFLLAGFAAILSALCYAELAARVPKAGSAYVYTYISIGEFWAFIVGWNLILEHMIGAASVARAWSGYVDSLVGGAISNYTRDVMNGWTMAEPLSAMPDFLASGLCVAYAMLLILGVKISAKVNTVLTLLNLMVMAVFAYLSFFYGDFTNIIAGGILPYGFSGVVTGAATCFYAYVGFDSIASSGEEARDPGRNIPLATILSMGTVTVVYVSVSLALVTYVPYWEINPTAALPEALASKGISWAKYMVSVGALCGMTTTLFGSLFSLPRTMYSMANDGLLFGFLGRISERTQVPVGNIILSGLLSALIALVFDLQHLVEFMSIGTLIAYTIVAISVILLRYMPEQQPIDQSNAETPSSNCSSPSTEEADSSSIASMKSELLCRGSGRFKPRYAWMEDWLEDYDTRHIIIACLFIYTTTCAFLSTFMLIAFETTVPFTKSDYLFAASYLPLPIASLFVICAHKQNPPNGKFRTPMVPLLPALSILFNVALIMHLSSMTWLRFFIWMTIGMMVYFLYGIHYSKEATANPDSYSGLMATTEAEKGTKWGSTLRASSKNDKAPILSQELVD from the exons ATGCCGTCGGTTCGCAGAATGATCCTGGGCCACGTTGTATCCGGCCTGTACAACAAGATGTGCCGTCGGAAGAAGCTGGAGGGCGACCTGCTCGAGACCCCGATGAAGAGATGTCTTTCCATCTTAGACGTCACGTTACTCG GCGTAGGTCATATGGTCGGCGCTGGAATTTACGTGTTGACGGGAAAGGTCGCGCGCGATATAGCTGGACCCGGGGTATGCTTCAGCTTCCTCTTGGCTGGCTTCGCTGCTATTTTGTCTGCGCTTTGTTACGCCGAGCTGGCCGCCCGAGTGCCAAAGGCAGGCAGCGCGTACGTCTACACTTACATCTCCATCGGTGAATTTTGGGCCTTTATTGTAGGATGGAACCTTATCTTGGAGCATATGATCG GCGCGGCGTCTGTGGCGAGGGCTTGGAGCGGATACGTGGACTCATTGGTAGGCGGTGCAATTAGCAATTACACTCGTGATGTGATGAATGGCTGGACCATGGCAGAACCGCTGAGCGCCATGCCGGATTTCCTGGCTAGCGGATTATGCGTGGCTTACGCGATGCTCTTGATATTAGGGGTGAAGATCTCGGCGAAGGTGAACACGGTGCTGACTTTGCTCAACCTCATGGTGATGGCAGTGTTCGCCTATTTGAGTTTTTTTTACGGGGACTTTACAAACATTATAGCCGGTGGTATTCTGCCATATGGTTTCAGCGGCGTAGTCACAG GTGCGGCCACATGTTTCTACGCCTACGTGGGCTTCGATTCGATTGCCTCTTCCGGGGAAGAGGCTCGTGATCCAGGACGAAACATTCCGCTGGCGACGATACTCTCGATGGGAACGGTAACTGTTGTATACGTGTCGGTCAGCCTCGCTTTAGTAACTTACGTGCCATATTGGGAAATTAATCCCACTGCTGCTCTTCCGGAAGCTCTCGCGTCTAAGGGTATCTCGTGGGCTAAATACATGGTGAG CGTGGGTGCTCTTTGCGGAATGACGACGACTCTTTTCGGATCCCTGTTCTCTCTCCCGAGGACAATGTACTCCATGGCAAACGACGGTCTGTTATTCGGCTTCCTGGGTCGTATCAGTGAGCGTACGCAAGTGCCGGTGGGCAATATCATCTTAAGTGGACTGCTCAGTGCCTTAATCGCACTAGTATTCGATCTCCAGCATTTGGTAGAGTTTATGTCGATCGGAACTTTAATTGCATACACCATCGTGGCGATCAGCGTCATCCTGCTAAGGTACATGCCGGAGCAACAGCCAATCGATCAATCCAATGCCGAAACACCGAGCAGTAATTGTTCCTCGCCATCCACGGAAGAAGCGGACTCCAGCAGCATTGCATCTATGAAATCCGAA CTGCTGTGCAGAGGATCAGGCAGATTCAAACCGCGATACGCCTGGATGGAGGACTGGCTGGAGGATTATGATACTCGACATATCATAATCGCTTGTCTGTTTATCTATACGACAACCTGCGCTTTTCTTAGTACCTTTATGTTGATAGCATTCGAAACAACGGTCCCGTTCACGAAAAGTGATTACCTTTTTGCAGCGAGCTATCTTCCGTTGCCCATCGCAA GTCTTTTCGTAATTTGCGCTCACAAGCAAAATCCACCCAATGGGAAATTCCGAACACCAATGGTACCCCTGTTACCGGCGTTAAGTATTCTTTTCAATGTGGCTCTGATAATGCATCTGTCTTCAATGACGTGGTTACGGTTTTTCATATGGATGACAATCG GAATGATGGTCTACTTTCTATACGGCATCCATTATAGTAAAGAAGCTACCGCTAATCCAGACTCATATTCCGGCTTAATGGCCACCACAGAAGCCGAAAAAGGCACAAAGTGGGGATCTACATTACGAGCAAGTTCGAAGAATGACAAAGCACCTATTTTGAGCCAGGAACTCGTTGATTAG